From Dendropsophus ebraccatus isolate aDenEbr1 chromosome 2, aDenEbr1.pat, whole genome shotgun sequence, a single genomic window includes:
- the EOMES gene encoding eomesodermin homolog, which produces MQLGEQILTSSAPNLPHTFYPLPGDPHSAAQSPGLDFTVGQHKSQQQQQKKFSSRGLHLDSPRDSASSTTAAGAMLSEATDGFQATKTLPDTGRKGSPVGEEELSSAPQTSAPRYLDQSLQAASERYYLPSQGQQPQQTGAELGSPCSIFPYAPPQHSAVYPAGGAARYPPYSSMLPPAGFSPPVCPSRPQYSTSYQYSQAPGSMYSPYPAAGSASGLSALGLPGSGTGVRAQIYLCNRPLWLKFHRHQTEMIITKQGRRMFPFLSFNITGLNPTSHYNVFVEVVLADPNHWRFQGGKWVTCGKADNNMQGNKVYVHPESPNTGAHWMRQEISFGKLKLTNNKGANNNNTQMIVLQSLHKYQPRLHIVEVTEDGVEDLNDSAKTQTFTFPETQFIAVTAYQNTDITQLKIDHNPFAKGFRDNYDSMYTASENDRLTPSPADSPRSHQIVPGARYSVQPFFQEQFVNNLPPTRYYSGERTVPQTNGLLSPQGNEEVTSAPPQRWFVTPVQQAGANKLDMGPYDTDYSSSSLLTYGIKSLPIQTSHPMAYYPDAAFASMTSWGSRSSPYQRKMSTGLPWSSRSSPSGFSEDLLTKDKVKEEMSSSWVETPPSIKSLDSNDSGVYTGACKRRRLSPSTSSNENSPPIKCEDIASEDYKDVSKGLGYYSFYSSS; this is translated from the exons ATGCAGCTGGGAGAGCAGATCCTGACCAGCTCTGCTCCTAACCTGCCTCACACTTTCTACCCTCTACCTGGAGACCCCCACAGCGCCGCCCAGAGCCCAGGCCTGGACTTCACTGTAGGACAACATAAAAgccaacagcagcagcagaagaagtTCTCGTCCAGAGGCCTCCACCTAGACAGCCCGAGAGATTCGGCCAGCTCCACCACTGCTGCAGGCGCCATGCTCAGCGAGGCCACGGACGGCTTCCAAGCCACCAAGACGTTACCGGACACCGGCAGGAAGGGCTCCCCGGTGGGGGAAGAGGAGCTCAGCTCTGCGCCCCAGACCTCAGCTCCCCGGTACCTGGACCAGTCTCTGCAGGCGGCATCTGAGCGCTACTACCTGCCCTCCCAGGGGCAGCAGCCCCAGCAGACAGGGGCAGAGCTGGGCTCCCCTTGCTCCATCTTCCCCTATGCTCCACCCCAGCACAGTGCCGTGTACCCAGCTGGAGGGGCTGCCAGGTACCCCCCATACAGCAGCATGCTGCCCCCCGCAGGCTTCTCCCCTCCAGTCTGCCCCTCTCGCCCCCAGTACTCCACCAGTTACCAGTACAGCCAGGCGCCTGGCAGCATGTACAGCCCGTACCCAGCGGCAGGCTCGGCCAGTGGGCTCAGTGCCCTGGGACTGCCGGGCAGCGGGACAGGGGTGCGGGCACAGATCTACCTCTGCAATCGCCCGCTGTGGCTCAAGTTTCACCGGCACCAGACCGAGATGATCATCACCAAGCAGGGCAG GAGGATGTTTCCTTTCCTGAGCTTCAACATTACGGGTCTGAACCCCACGTCCCATTATAACGTGTTTGTAGAAGTGGTGCTGGCCGATCCCAACCACTGGCGATTCCAAGGGGGCAAGTGGGTGACGTGTGGGAAGGCGGACAACAACATGCAAG GTAACAAGGTCTATGTCCACCCCGAGTCTCCCAACACCGGGGCGCACTGGATGAGGCAGGAAATCTCCTTCGGGAAACTGAAACTCACCAACAACAAAGGAGCCAACAATAACAATACGCAG ATGATAGTCCTGCAGTCTCTCCACAAGTACCAACCCCGTCTCCATATAGTAGAAGTCACTGAAGATGGAGTAGAAGACCTGAACGACTCAGCCAAGACGCAGACTTTCACCTTCCCAGAAACCCAGTTCATTGCTGTCACAGCCTACCAGAATACGGAC ATCACACAGCTGAAGATTGACCACAACCCCTTTGCAAAAGGCTTCAGAGACAACTATGACTC CATGTACACCGCATCAGAAAATGACCGATTAACTCCATCTCCTGCGGATTCTCCTAGATCCCACCAGATAGTGCCCGGGGCTCGCTACAGTGTccagcctttcttccaggaacagttTGTCAACAACCTGCCCCCCACCAGGTACTACAGCGGGGAGAGGACTGTACCCCAGACCAATGGTCTCCTATCACCACAAGGCAATGAAGAAGTAACCAGCGCCCCCCCACAAAGGTGGTTTGTCACCCCAGTGCAACAAGCAGGGGCAAACAAATTGGACATGGGTCCCTATGACACAGACTATTCTTCTAGCTCTCTTCTCACTTATGGCATCAAGTCCCTACCCATCCAGACCTCCCACCCCATGGCATACTATCCAGACGCTGCCTTTGCCTCCATGACAAGTTGGGGGAGCAGAAGTTCTCCTTATCAGAGGAAAATGAGCACAGGTCTACCTTGGTCCTCAAGATCAAGTCCATCAGGCTTTTCCGAAGACCTTCTAACTAAAGACAAAGTCAAGGAAGAAATGAGCTCGTCTTGGGTGGAAACACCTCCTTCCATAAAGTCTCTAGACTCAAACGATTCTGGGGTTTACACAGGGGCATGCAAAAGAAGAAGACTATCTCCTAGCACTTCAAGCAATGAAAACTCTCCCCCCATAAAGTGTGAGGACATTGCCAGCGAAGACTATAAAGATGTCTCCAAAGGCTTAGGCTACTATTCCTTCTATTCTAGTTCCTAA